Below is a window of Candidatus Binataceae bacterium DNA.
CGCGCCCGCCACCGCGGTCTTCCTCGACGTGCTGGAGTGGTGGCAATTTTACTTTCCGCCCTATGCCCCGGAGCTGAACCCGGTCGAGTACCTGTGGAGCTAGCTCAAGACCAAGCCGCTGGTGAATCTGGCCTGCCCGGAGGTTGACGCGCTCGCCGCTGCCGGACGCCGGCACACCCGCTCTCTACAATACAAAGCCGGCCTGCTTCGTTCCTTCATCCGCCACAGTCCTCTTTCTTTGCGCCTATGCTAGGACGTTATTTATGCAGAAATCAATAACTACCAGTCATATTCGCACTACTATCGGCTTGGATGCCTGCAGTCCATGGTCGTCAGCTATCTTCGCGGTCTACACAACCAAACCGGCAGAACACTGGTACCCAGTCTCGATATGCAGAGAAAGTTGCAGGGTCTGGGTTTCAGGAATGTCAGCTTGCTGGGGCGTGGAGTGGACAGCGATCAATTCGGCCCGCATCACCGGTGCGAGGAACTCCGCCGGAGCTGGAGCGTAGGCAGTCACGGATGCGCCGCTCTTTACGTTGGCCGGATCGCGCCTGAAAAAAACCTTTCGCTTGCCCTCGACGCATACCGGGCGATGCGCCGCCTTGACGATTCATGCAGGTTCATCCTGGTCGGCGATGGTCCAATGCGGGCTTCCTTGCAACGATCGCAGCCCGACCTGATCTTCTGCGGGATGAAAACGGGGCGTGAACTGAGTCGGCACTTCGCCTCGGCCGATCTTTTTCTCTTTCCAAGCAAGACCGAAACCTTCGGCAACGTAACTCTCGAGGCGATGGCGAGCGGTCTCGGAGTGCTTGCCTATGACTACGCGGCCGCACGGATGCATATCACCGACGGTGTAACGGGAGTGCTCGCGCCCTATGGCGACGCGGACGCGTTCGTCGCCGCAGCCTGTCGCCTGGCCGGCGACAGGCGTTTGGTTAGCAAGCTGGGAATGCGCGCCCGCGAGTATGCGCTGTCTGTAAGTTGGTCGCTGGTGCTGGACGGTTTCGTCGATCACTTGGAGAGCGCACGCCGTCAAGCCGCGGAGAGCGCTGCGGCGGCGCCAGCGGCTCCCGTGGCGGACGCTTATCAGGAGGTCGTGGCAAGTGGTATCGAGCGACACGTTCCAAGTTTTGAATCGGCTCCTGAACCTGGCGCCTGAACGAGTGCTGCATTCCCATGGCGTGACAATTCTCCTCGGACTGGCGGCCGCAATCGTTCCGCTGGTGCTAGCTGGTAGACTTTTCCGCTATATCGCGACCTTGCGCGCGATGGCGCTGACGCCGTCAGCTTCTCGAATACTATCCAAGTGGATTAAAACCTACTCCTACACCGAAGATGAATTCCTGCGTGCGGATGGCGCACCCGCCCAATGGACGGAGATTCGCCGTGCCGCTCTTGACCGCCTCGCGAACGTTTTCAGCAAGGCGCGTCCCGGTCGATCGCCTGGAACGCCACCCTGCGCGAAGGCTTTTCCGACCTGAGGTTCACCGATGCGAATCGGGTGCCTTTTCCCTTTATGGGCGTGATGCGCGAGAAATTCGCGCTGGCCTCGGTTGTGACTGAATCCCGCGGACCGCATCTGCGCAACCTCGACGACCAGGTCACGCTGGACATCAGCGGCTCGTACGGTCTCAATGTCGCCGGCTTCGATCGGTACAAGCTGTGGATCGAGAGCGGATGGGAGCGCGTGAAGGATCTCGGCCCGGTGCTCGGCCCGCTTCATCCGATCGTTGCGGAAAATATCACGCTGCTCAAATCGATCTCCAAGCTCGACGAAGTCTCGTTTCACATGAGCGGGACCGAGGCGGTAATGGCCGCGGTGCGGCTCGCCCGGTTCAATACGCGTAAGTCTTTGATCGTGTGCTTCGCCGGCGCCTATCACGGCTGGTGGGATGGAGTTCAGCCCGGCCTCGGCAACGAGCGCAGCATCGGCGACTGCCTGACTCTCAAAGACATGAACCCCTCGTCGCTCCATATGATCCGCGCAAGAGCAGGCGAAATCGCCGCCGTTCTGGTGAATCCGGTGCAGGCGTTTCATCCGAATTCGCCGCCGCCGAGCGATCAACTGCTACTAACGAGCGATATCCGCCGGACTCATGACTCGACCTCGGATTATGCCAAATGGCTACAGGCGCTTAGGTGGGTCTGCACGGAAAGCGGCGTCGCTCTAATCTTCGACGAGGTTTACAGCGGATTTCGCCTCGCCCCGGGCGGCGCGCAGGAGTACTACGGCGTCGGCGCCGACATGGTTGTGTATGGCAAGACGGTCGCGGGCGGGATGCCGATAGGCCTGGTTTGCGGTAAAAAGGCGCTGATGCAGCGCTTCGACCCTGAGCGGCCGATGCGTATCGCCTACGTGGTCGGCACGTTCTCGGCGCATCCGCTCGTGATGAGCGCGATGAACGAGTTTCTCCGATGGGCGAATACGCCCGCCGCCGCGCGAATGTACGAAGACGCCAATGGACGCTGCAGCGAATGGGTGCGCGCCACTAACGCGCGGCTTGCAGCGGAGTCGCTGCCGATCCAGGTGACGAATCTTTCGACCGTGTGGACGGTCCTGTTCAAGGAACCCGGACGGTTTAACTGGCTATTGCAGTACTACATGCGCGCCGAAGGGTTGACGCTTAGTTGGGTTGGTACCGGACGGTGTCTTGTCAGTCTGGACTATACGCTCGAGGATTACCAGGAACTGCAGGACAAGCTTATCGCCGCCGCTCGCCGCATGAAGTCGGATGCATGGTGGCTAAGCGAGCAGCAATTGCCGGGGAGGGAACGCGCTATGCGCAGAAACCTGATTCGAGAGGTAGCGGCGAGCCTCATTCGTGTACCGCAGCCGCTCGCCGAGTTCTGTGGCGAGATAATGCAGCGCAAACGTGATGACCACGAAGCGTCCCACAGCAACCTGGTCAACCAGTTCTTTCATCTTTTCAGCTCCAGCACCTTCATCGTGTGTTACGTGTGGGCGTTCATCGACTTGACGAGCGCGATGTGCGCCGGGCTGGCCGCGCTCTTCGTGCGCCAGTTCGGACATGCGATCCTGGAGCCGCCTTGCCACGATGAGGAAAAGGCGCTGCTCGGATTCAACACTCGCGACAAGTCATTCGTCGTGGCCGGGTATTTCCTGATACCAATCGCCTACCTGGCGAGAGCGGACTCCGTGACCCCAAGCACGTTGCACGCAATGATCCCGACGGTGGCTCGGCTTTGGTTCCTGCTGACGCTGGCAGTCATTATGGCGCACGTCGCTCTGCTGGTCTGGAAGTACGATTTTCGCAGCTCGATGGTCTG
It encodes the following:
- a CDS encoding glycosyltransferase; this translates as MVVSYLRGLHNQTGRTLVPSLDMQRKLQGLGFRNVSLLGRGVDSDQFGPHHRCEELRRSWSVGSHGCAALYVGRIAPEKNLSLALDAYRAMRRLDDSCRFILVGDGPMRASLQRSQPDLIFCGMKTGRELSRHFASADLFLFPSKTETFGNVTLEAMASGLGVLAYDYAAARMHITDGVTGVLAPYGDADAFVAAACRLAGDRRLVSKLGMRAREYALSVSWSLVLDGFVDHLESARRQAAESAAAAPAAPVADAYQEVVASGIERHVPSFESAPEPGA
- a CDS encoding aminotransferase class III-fold pyridoxal phosphate-dependent enzyme, which gives rise to MPFPFMGVMREKFALASVVTESRGPHLRNLDDQVTLDISGSYGLNVAGFDRYKLWIESGWERVKDLGPVLGPLHPIVAENITLLKSISKLDEVSFHMSGTEAVMAAVRLARFNTRKSLIVCFAGAYHGWWDGVQPGLGNERSIGDCLTLKDMNPSSLHMIRARAGEIAAVLVNPVQAFHPNSPPPSDQLLLTSDIRRTHDSTSDYAKWLQALRWVCTESGVALIFDEVYSGFRLAPGGAQEYYGVGADMVVYGKTVAGGMPIGLVCGKKALMQRFDPERPMRIAYVVGTFSAHPLVMSAMNEFLRWANTPAAARMYEDANGRCSEWVRATNARLAAESLPIQVTNLSTVWTVLFKEPGRFNWLLQYYMRAEGLTLSWVGTGRCLVSLDYTLEDYQELQDKLIAAARRMKSDAWWLSEQQLPGRERAMRRNLIREVAASLIRVPQPLAEFCGEIMQRKRDDHEASHSNLVNQFFHLFSSSTFIVCYVWAFIDLTSAMCAGLAALFVRQFGHAILEPPCHDEEKALLGFNTRDKSFVVAGYFLIPIAYLARADSVTPSTLHAMIPTVARLWFLLTLAVIMAHVALLVWKYDFRSSMVWLVKLVTDPFTDIIAYRSSPSRLLQELQGRAEKKWA